The nucleotide sequence GGGTGGCGGTGGTGGACTTGGTGGTGGGTTTGGAAAGGGAGGTGGACTTGGTGGCGGCATCGGAAAGGGTGGTGGGCTGGGCGGTGGTGCCGGTGTTGGGTTAGGAGGGGGCGCCGGTGACGGACTTGGTGGAGGCGGAGGGCTTGGCGGCGGTTACGGCAAGGGAGGTGGACTTGGTGGTGGCATTGGGAAAGGAGGTGGGTTCGGCGGCGGTGCAGGTGGCGGCTTCGGCAAGGGTGAAGGCGGTGGACCTGGCGGTGGTTACGGCAAAGGAAGTGGGCTTGGTGGCGGCATTGGAAAGGGAGGTGGATTTGGCCCCGGAGCCAGTGGTGGCTTTGGCAAGGGCGGTGGGCTCGGTGGCGGCATAGGGAAAGGAGGTGGATTTGGCGGCGGCGCCGGCGGAGGTGGCTTTGGAGGGGGAGCTGGAGGCGGTTTTGGCAAGGGTGGCGGTGTCGGAGGTGGGTTTGGTGGTGGCGCCGGCGGAGGATTAGTAGGTGGCTTGGGAGGGGGCGCTGGAGGCGGTTATGGCAAGCGTGGCGTTGGGGGAGGCGGATTCGGAGGTGCTGGAGGCTTTGAAGGAGGAGGCGGTGGGTTCGGTGGTGGAATTGGCAGTGGACAGTGGACACTGAGCGAATCAAGCACGCTGAACGAATGTCGTGATTGTTACGTACCCATGCAGCCTTAATATTTTCAAACAccaaataatttagattttcTGTTCGATGTCAACTTTGATAATCGTCAGTCTTCCATTTAATTAAGTCGTGTCTCCTTGTTTGTGGTCAATTGTAGTTTTTGTCATTTTGACGGTCAGTCAATCAAATAAATAATTTACAAACGGAGAAATGTTACGAAATTTTATGGAGCTCCTCCAGGTGAAATTTCCACTGAGATCCACTTAGAACACAAATTCATCGAAGAAGACCATAAGGTGTCTACAAACTATCAAGTATTATTCATATACATTGATTAAGCAGCCAAAATATAATGCCATTCAAATCCTCAAGATGTAGACCCTTTTAGGCTCCAGTTTGTGTTTCTCCAGGAATCAACCGTCTCAAGTATAACTACTCTACATGGGCTTTCGCCAGCTATATAAAAAACACAATAAATCCATGGATGCCATAGCAGAATTCAAACAAAAGGTTACTCATAGCTTGCCCCTATATCTAATCAGCACTAGTGAAACTGGATGCAGATAAAAattacaacatcaaaagaagcAAGCCTGAAAACTAATGGGCGGTGCCGCATGCTGCTTTCTCAATAAATAGCACTTGATTGTCGATAAACTAGGCGGTGTGTTGTTCTTCAAACCTAAGTCAAGGGGTGACCGGAACTTCCAAGATCTTGCAAATCATGAAAACTATAGCTCGTCATGAGCCAAGGGTTGGCTTTTGTTCAGATCCTCAAGTTTTTGTTGCAGTTCCTACCACAATTTTCATTATTGGTATTGTAAGCTTTAAATTGATTTAAACAAGTTTATATTTTGTTCCAAGTAAAAATGAATTTTGGGCATTTTAATCCAAACAAATAATGTACCTTCAACTTTTCTTCTCGACACGAGATAGGAGTTGAGAGAATTGCAACATAcctgaaaataagaaagaaatgaATGTGTCACCTACAAATATTTTATGAAATAACATACAAAACAGTTGTGAGATGAATGGCTTGAGATAGGAAGATACATACTCGCATCGGCTTGGTTCGTCAACATCTGCAAGTTCATATTTCAAGCCACATCTGAGTCTTACCTGCTTGTTGTATAGATAGATGTCAAGCATTGAGAAGCAACATTGCTGGAACTCACATGTGCCAATTTAATTATGAGAAATACCTTTAAGCTCCTATCAGGGCCATTCCAGCATTTTTCTCCATTTGAAAACTGCATCACACTGTAAGATTCCTCAAAATTTGCCCATCGCCTGATAATGAAGCATGCAATTCAGTTAATTGAGCTTCAGCTTTTGGTATTAAACCTATAAATAATGACAAGCTGAAGTTTTTTTAACCGAACTTCACTCATTTCTTTCACCGTATATCAATTATGCAAGAACGTCGCATTTTCTACATTAGTTTGATAGCCTAGTCAATGTCAAGGTAACGGCAATGTGTTCATGTCTTAATGAAAAACAGTTCGTGCAAAAGGAGGCGCTGTGCTTTAATAGATTGGCAAAGCGGTAAGAACTCATCAGAACTTCCAAAGTTACTGTACTGCATTCAGTTTGTCAGCATGCATTTCAGAACAATTGAAAAGACCTAATAATTTTATGCAGTTAAATAAGTCCTTCAACTTTTAGCACGTTTTACAAGTGTTTGATATCAAATCAGTAAACCAACTTTTTCCTACATCAATCGATTAGACTTAATAACTTTGAATTCAAATTTGCAAAAAAAGCATTGTGAGAAACACCAAAAGACACTAGTTAAGTCTCTCATCATCGAGAAATCAAAGCTTCCTTGGcctataaaaacaataataacTTGCAAGCAAGGTGAATCAGAAGTTACCCTAATTGTGTGGTGCTATGCCCTTCAACTTGGGAAGCTTTTCTAAATGGACAGACCTTATAGACATACCTGACAAAAAAAAGGCAAAAGCCAAAATTAAAGATTTGGAGTGCACATCTGAGACCAACAAAAAAAGGACACATGAAGTGTGCACTGCATACTTGTTCTGCTTGTACTCAAAGCACTGATCATAAAACGAATAAAACTCTTTCTCTTTCCCTGGCAAAAGTAGTTAAGCTGGGCATTATAATCAAATCATAGGAATAACAAGATTGTGCAAATTAAAGTCAACAAAATGTAACTAACGTGAACGCTAGATAACAATTTACCATCATACTACAAAAAAGAATCCGATGGCATCTCGGATAGATATATGAGGTGGAGTAAATTATATATTGTGAATATTAAGCTATAAATTATTTGGCCTACAACAACCGATGACTGCCCAGACAAcctgtgagacacctagcaaagcCACAATGacatagaaattaattaaaaaataaaatcaaagaaaGAGACTAGTTGCACTTACAAGAATAAATACACCTCATAAATCAGAAATAAGCACAATAGGTAAATTAATCAATGCGCAAAGCCATGAAAAAGAAGCTTAAGAAGAAATGTCAAGTAGATGAAACATTCTGCTCTATGATTAGAACCTGAGACTAACAACAGTCAAAAAAGGAAACTAAATCTTTTTATTTTgcaaagggcagcccggtgcacgaagctctcgtcatgcggggtcccggaaaaggatccattgtatgcaaccttaccctactttttgcaagaggctgtcttcaggattcgaacccgtgaccttttggtcacaaagcaacaactttattgttgcgccaaggctccccttcgcaGAAAACCAACACCTAGCAGAAAATGATTTTCATCAGCAAACTATGCTGGTTGTCCTCATACTCACCAAAATCATGCTTTAGCTTCTCGGATAAACTGGAAATCCTTGATTGTAACTTGGATAGTTTTAAGCTGGCATCATCGTACTCCTTGTTCACTCGAGAAGACTCTACAAATGTGGAAATAATCTCATGCTTCATGGACCATAGGTGAGGAATGAGAAACATGTCGGCTTACCTGATATATCTATAGGTGTCCTGAAAAAGTTGAATGCTTGAATGACATTTTGAACAGTATGCTGTATCTTATCCAGCCATGATAGGCTACCAGTAGTTGTATCTGCATGCATCAGAAACAAATACTCAAATTAACATTTTCATGTAACAAAATTCTTAAAGAATCAGACACTGTATGGTTGAAGCTAAATCATCAAACTGCGCAAAACCTGGAGACTCTGATGTAAAATCTTTGTCAGTGTAACTGGAATCATCATATTCGACTTCATCTTTGCCATATGGCTCATCAGCATCATCTTGAAAATCATTGTCATCATCCTCGTCGTCATACTGATGTCTATCATCATCAGTGTCAGAGTGATAATAACTGTCATAGTTTTCTTCTTCCCCACTCTCGGCAAAATCAtgattttctttctcttcctCATTTTTATCGTTGTGTTCTTTTGTCTGTTTGTCAGAGAGTTCACCAGTCCATCTAGAGGCTACAAGACGACCCAATTTTTCTCTTGATAAGCCCTCAGTGGTCTCAGGACTTTGCACCTGCAAGAATCCACCATGAGAAATGAAAGATAACTTCGATCCATGGATCTAGGAATTTAATTGCTCAATAAGAAAGGATTCTCCATTGTAGCAAGTGTTGGAATATTATCATGATAGCTTATATATTACCAGTGACATTTTTTCATATTTCTAGTATAAAAGAATTCATGTAGTCTATAAGAAAACAGAGAAAAAGGATACCCACCGAAGTAAGTACAAACCCTACCTTTTAATTAGCTACTAACCTGGTCACATCAATGCATGTCTGAGATGACAAACTAGTAGCTTAAAAGCaactgaaaatgaaaacttaTCATAGAAGTACAGTAAAATATATCTCTTTCTAGAAATCTGCATCAACAGCAATCATCCTTCAATAATATTGTCCTCATCAGTGTATCTCTCATACTTAAGTTTCAAGTTTTGGATCAACCAAGAAAATAACTGCTAGCATCTTTGATGGTTCTAACTTTCAATTATGCATCAACATTTGCAGCTGCAGCTGCATGCTtagttttttaacttaaattccCTGAAATGCAATTCAGTTAGATGCCCACACGTccaataaagttttttttttaaacttaagttCCCTGATACACAATTCAAGTTAAATCAGAAAAAATTAGATGCTCACGCATGCTTAGAtaagttttcaaatagcatgcagGTGATGTACCCAAAAATTACTAATGGCACTGTTGTAggcaaatttttatttttaagtttaaggttTCGTGATTTTGTTTATACATTAGTAGAAGATTGGAATAGTAACATTATCAAATATACCCATatgaaaaaaattcaaacttcaaagtTCAGAGTCATAATCAATGAACAATTCCAAATTAGCTTCTTATCTCAAATTTTGAACCTCACTGAAGAGATGCAATCACTAAACCAATATTCAATAAAACAGAAGCAAAGGATCTGCCATTACCTGGTCAGCAGCATCATCTGGATGGACCTCTTTGGTTCCAGTTTCCTCATTAGCACCAGCTTTAACTGTGGTAATATCTTTGTCTTCTAGGACATGCTAGTAAAAGAAACCAAGACATTAAGTTATCACCAAACCAAAAATATAACAAACACAAATTTTCAAATGCAATGATGTCCTTACGAGAGATGATCTTTTACCTGATTTGTTGAATGATCTGAAGGTACCTCATGGCTTTTATGATCAGAACCATGATCATATGCAATGGAATCACCATGATCATCTTTGATGTACTTAAATAGAATGAAATATAAATTattaagaaagaaaattgtaccaATTTCAGCAGTCAATCTAAATACCATGAAGAAAAATATCATATTGACAAGTTTCAAACACAAGTTTAATGTTTGCAATTCCAGATAGTGCCAATATGGTTCACAGAACTGCATCCAATGAACCCATGAACATATATTAAACTTCCTTTAGTATCATGAAGGCAATTAACATACTACATATACCAATATGTCTACAAGATGCCCCTTGATAACCTACTCATCATATACAATTATAGAACATTTGTTGCAAACTTGTTTCTTTTGCCAAACAAATAGTCAATATAAATAAGCTAGATCCTTCAGTGTCTTTTCAGCCACGTACTCAGTAATATATCTTCCTGTGTAGCGTTATAGACATAGTATACATGGATTGTCTTTCCTTAATCAGTTGAATAACTTCCTTACAAGGTTTTAGAAATCAATTTACTTGCTGCCCATTAACCAAACAAATATCTAGAATAGCACAAATTAGAACTTCACcgaattttttcaaaaatgagaGAAGTAACTCAGTCACAAAACTGCACATTTATATTGTGAATTTAAATGATTACTCCCATGTCAGTTTTAGGTACTTAATGATGTTGTCATTTCAAAACTCACATGAGCTTATAATGCATTAGAATAGGATGCCCTTAACTGCTCTCCATGTGATATTTTAATGCATAACTCAGGTATGATAAAAAGTTATGTAACAAAGCATATTAGTTAACTGACCTGACTAGTCTTTTCCAGCTTGTCATGAGGCCTCTCAGGCAGATCCTCTGGATATTCATCTAATAATTGCTTCTGCTCATTTGACTTTGTTTCAGCAACTCTCTGtgcctcttccttctcctttttCAAACGTTCTTCTTCCTCCGCTTTCTTTATCCTTTCTTTATGCTCTGTGTAGCAGGTTAGAAATAAGAGGACAAGGAATTTTGAATCATGTCATCATAAGATTTCAATTTCTATGTTCTATTTGAATCAATCAAGCATGGAGGGTAGTCtacatgattttttttatgagaCATGTGAATCTTCAATTATGAGAATCAAAACTAATAGCCAAGTGAACTTCAGTGCAGTTGCAAAGAATATTGCACCTCTCAGTTTCTCAACTAGTCCTTTAAGTATCTTCTCTTCATTTTTCAGTTTTGatagctccacctcctctttCACAAACTCTTGTTTTGCCTTTTCAACTTCTTGCTTCCGGATAACTAAACCATCCTGATGCTTTTCTATCTTCTTCTTCAATCTCTCTCGTGCTGCTTTTCCAGCTTCCCAACATGTATTTGAGCAGTTTACATTGCCATTGTATTCATCACTTCCATCACAGCAATCTACATGTACCATTATGAGCAAAAAAAGAGGAATGGTTCAAGGGTATGTTGATCTAAAGCATAGAGAATTCTTACTCCATATATGATTGCAAGAATAATTAAGTACATAGAACCAAAAAGGCACATCACTAGAACCTAATGCTCCAACAGAAGTTATATGAACAATACAACAAGGCAATTGTTGAATAAAGTTAATGGTATATATTAAGGCTTACAAAAAGCATTTAGAAATATCAAAGTCAAATTGCACTTCGTCTCATTTCATCTTGTTCTAATTCCTTTAAGAAAAGAATGATTCAACTTTTGCATGAGCCTATCATAGAAGAAATAGTATACTATTTCTTTGAAATTAATTGTTTAGTAGGTCAATTAAACAAAGTTGAGAAAATGATGGGTTGATGGACCAATAAAATCATCAAGTGACTGAATATTATAGCCTACAAATATGTAGTGCCTGGCCACAAATAAGTGCATCTATACCAACTTTATAAGTAGTATGACTAAATTTGATGTTTTATCTTTAAAACTATATGCGTATGCAGAGAAACTTCTGGTCCAGTTAAACAGTAATTGAAGCGAAAAATTAgctttaaaatgaaaaaaaaataaaaaaaaaataaaataaagatcgATTTTTACCACAAAGACCATCATTCACCCGGGAAGAAAAAATAATCTGTGGAATGTGACCCGAGTTCCGGCAGTAGAATTTGCCTTCTGGACAGGCTGATGTCCCTGCAAAACTCCAGCCACAATTAAGAAATTCCAGAAACCCAATTGACTAACATTGaggtaaagaaaagaagaagaaaaaaaaaatcagctaCTTTTGCTGTCTTCCTAGCAACATCCTACTATGTTCACGAAACCGACAGAAAAGGAACAACTTTTTGCAACAATAACCTCAGCAAGCAAAAGAAACAGTCAAAACGCAAAGTCCCTTGTAGAAACACTCACCCGGCTCGTCAGTTCCATCAAGACAGTCGCAGAACTCATCATTCAGCTGCTGCTTGGTGAACTTCTTGGCCCCATCCTTGCATTTGATCACGTCCGACTTATAGTAACCCTCATCTACGAATcgaataaaaatcaaaataacccCGAAAACATCTGATAAAACGCAGATCaagcaaaagattaaaaaaaaaaaaccaatgcGACGGGAAGGAAGACCTTGAGGAGCGATTCCCAGAAACTCGCGGGCCGGGAGAGAAGCGAATCCAGCGATCCACAACGCGAAAAGACAAGTGATCGTAAGAGACAACTTGATTCGAAGGGCTCCCATCGATCTCTCGGCGAGAAAGCTTCCCCTCCGTACCGTTAGGGAGACGAGCTGCGGTAAGAATCCCCCGATCGGACTCGTGCAGCGAATGAAATCGGGCGATGGATGTCCCTAATTAGAAAGAACtcgaattagatttaatttgatcTCACCTCATTTAAATTTAATCATTTATCttattcattaattaatttattattgcaTGGCCTAACATATGGGCCTAGGGCCTACTATTCGGTCTAGCCCACTAAGGCCCATTCCACATCAAAGGAGAAAAGCATATTACTCTGCAAGATGTCCATCAACAAGCATTTCCTTGTCCACATCAAGTGAAAATGATAAAAACATAAATATCAATTCTTCCTTCctttttcaattaaaaaaaaaatctttattgattcCTGTCactattttattatttgtttatcaGGAAGGTGGTTGAAGATATGCCACTAAGTGCCACGGAGAATCATAGAACACTTGAAACATTTTTGATGTTCCGAATTCAAATGTACTCCAAACAATATATTCTTGGATGATCATAAAGTAATAATCTAATGATGATGCATTATATTTTATGCCCAACCTTGTCCTCATTCCTCATTCCAATGGAATAATATCCACTCCATGCGTAAAAAAAGTTTCAGATATGATCAGGGCAAAGTGTTGCTCTATTTAAagattaattttattcttattatCAGTTAATTAAGTATGTTTATGAAAAGCAAAGACCACTATTAGTAGAAGAAAACATGATGGATTAACAGTCAATCACTATAATTAACGCACGCTAATATAGAAATTCGGCACTGATAATCTCAACTTCCATCCCTGTTCTTTATTTGGCCCCAAGAACAGGCACCACAGTCATGATAGACAAGGTATATATGCTCATTGCACTTGTATTTGCACCTAATTCAAAGCACAGGAACAAGAAAACATGACCTATATGAAGAGACATACATGGATTCTGGCATATATTTCAAATTCACGAGTGAGTTCTTAGTGAAGGATGATGAAGAAGTGGTCCAAGAACTCAAAAAAAATACTGAAATTTAAGATTGAAAcaaaagagagagaaaagaaaacagTAGTAAAGTTTCAAGATTCCCTCTCTTTTTTCGTCGAAGGGATAACTGAATAAGTACCAAACTTAGCGGAGGAGACAAAATGGAATATAATGCTTATTCCTTATTCCATTCCTTGCTTTCAAAGTGTACATAAGAGCATCATGAACAGTAGAGTTTTCTATTCTTTACAGAAAGCTTGTATCCAATTCTGCTTCTGGATGCGTCCAGTCAAACAGATTTTTCAGACCTCTCCCTCCTACCATAGCCAATTCATATCTAATGGTATTTTTGTTTGTAAATTTATTCTTTTTGGGTCCCATGAAGGCATGAACACAGCCGTTCTCCATAGAAAAAAGAGAGAGCAGATCGATATCTGATGGATTGTAATATAGGAGAAATGCAAGGGCCTGAGACAGAAGGGGGAAAAGAAAAAACTTACATTTGAGTAAGAAAGTTCTTGCCATGAGTATAAGGTTCTTGCCCTCTTTATTCTAAGAGACTTTTTGCATTAAAAGGATGAATGTTTATGAATTTATTCCTTTGGACATGTGACAAGCCAAAGCTGCCCCGCAGAAAGTTGGTAATGCAGGAAATGAATTGAAGGCTTGACCTGTGAGTGTTGTGTTCAAATGATTCCAAATTCTCTTTCCAATTGCCTTATAAGGAGGGCCTTGGAGTCATCTCTCAGCAACAAGGAGAGAAGTTGAAGCAGCCCCAGTTCCTTCCTAAACAAGAGGagcacagagagagagagagagagagagcataaCAATGTGTCTCCTAGCTTTCCAGAAACTAGTCAGTTTGTCAGAAATGAAGCTCCCAAATGgatggtagataaagcaacaggAAAACCTCAAGGTAACAAAATCTTAGGAAATGATAGAAAGCCAGTGATGGTCTCCTTTTTTTCtctgtttttccttttttttaaacctGTCTCCTGAAATTTTGCTTCCTGAATCAGATGTATCAGCATCAAGCTCAACAAACCCACAGTAGCCTCGTTTCTTCTCGGACACCGTATCCTTCAGAGAGGCACTTGTTTCTGCAAAGAGGAAGTGCCCCAGGAGAGTCTGGATTAGTTCTTTCGACTGATGCTAAGCCTAGACTAAAATGGACTCCTGAGCTCCATGAAAGATTTATTGACGCCGTCAATCAACTAGGTGGAGCAGACAGTGAGTATATATATACAGAAAGTTTCATATTAGAATCTACAAGTAATTTTAACCATCTTCACCGTATATAAACTCGCAGAGGCTACTCCGAAGACGATCATGAGACTGATGGGCATTCCGGGACTCACTCTGTATCATCTGAAAAGTCATCTTCAGGTTCTCTTTGAGTACTCGAATGTCATATCTAAGCGACCCCAATTTCATTTTGATAACTAACTtgcttttgtttgtttatgttttAGAAATACAGGCTTGGCAAAAACCTCCAAGCTCAAACAAGCACTGGAAGTTTAAAGAACTGTAAGTGACACAAATCCTGGGGTTTATATATTGACCTTCAAACCAGATACATCAGTTCAAAGGTCGGGTTAATTTATTTGCAGTTATTGGGTGTACAATACCAGAAGAGAGAACAGAGGATAATGGATCCGCGATAACTACTGTGGCTCCGGCAAACAAGTAAGAGAAGATCAGTTTTCACTATGGTTATTGAAATTTATAGAGACGTTTCTCTAACAGTAAATATATTTCAGAACCATGCATATAAATGAAGCTCTCAGAATGCAAATTGAGGTGCAGCAAAAGTTACATGAACAACTTGAGGCAAGTCCTAATTCTCCTCCACcaatttcctattttttttttttaaaaaaaaagtttattcTGATGAAGAAACAACCAACATGTAGGTGCAAAGGCATTTGCAATTTCAAATAGAGGCGCAGGGAAAGTATTTACAGTCGGTGCTGGAAAAGGCTCAAGAGACACTTAGGCAGCAAAACCTGGGCTCTGCAGGGCTGGAAGTTACCAAGCTCCAACTCTCAGAGTTGGCTTCCAAACTCTCAAGCGAGTACATCAACAACTCATCATTTCCAGGTTCTGAAGGAAATGGCAGCCAACATATGCTACAGCTAAATCCATCCCAACTTGCTGATTGCTCAGTGGAAAGTTGCTTGACTTCATCTGAGGGTTCACAAAAAGACCAAGACATGCATGATGCGGGTATGGGGTTGAGAACTGCTGCTGTTGTTCACCAGGAAGGTTTTTCTCTGAGCATGAAACAGTTTGGAGGTCGCAGCAAGCTCGAGCATACTCGACACGCATGGTGCAGTGATCCAAGCGAGCAGAAGAAGACTTTATCCATGTTAAAAGATCCAGAAACAGAGAACAAGTCGCTTGAACATCCAAGCAGCAAGAGAGCATCGGTGCAACACGATAGAAGAAAGCAACCAGATGGGTTTGGTCTTCCATGTCTTACCACAGAATTAGAACTGAAAATCCATGAAGACAATGGAGGTGCATCAGGGTGCAAGCAGTTTGACTTGAATGGCTTCTGTTGGAACTAATTCATGGAAAGGAAGTCCATTTTAACAGTGCTAAGTTGATTAAGGTAACTGATTGAGGCAAAAAGTATGCATGGCTGTAGTTAAGTATCGCAGAGAATGCATCAATCAGAACATCGTATTGTCATTTGAATCTCTAGTATACTAAATAAGAGTTTCAAACCTCTTTTACTTTGTACTAATGTTTCATTAATAATGTGGTTTATAACTATATTTAGAATAATGATTGATCATGTCTAAAAGCTGAAGAGATGACGCGCTGGGCAAGTGGCGATGAGATTAACTGAACGAAGACTTTAGATTGGAGCAGGGACTATGAACGGGAGCGAAAATCCTTCCTCGCGCACTCGAGAGAGCAAACAGACGTAGTGCCAAAAACCAGGGAAGGGTCCCTGACGAAGGTCCTTCGATGCTTAAGTCAGTGTAATGCCCGAGCGGCAAATTGAACAGTAAACGTGTAGCAAAGCATGTGCGTAGTAAAAATATGTTCCAAAGCATACCTTGCCAATAGAGAAGAcctcctttatataccacctttaATAACCTTCACAATCATGAGGCGGTAGAGAATGTCGGATGTTAGAAATTGTCGAGTAAAGAAATATATATCCTGGGAGGTATACAGTCACCGTCTGAGGAATCTTCCATTACTCGTGTGTATCATTTTTATAACTGATGTCATTAATGAGGCGATGGAAGAAATATGCTGTCATAAAGTGTCGACTCATGAAAAATGTAGAGTCACCTTCGAGGAAGGTTCTATTGAATGCTCATATAATaatagaagaatattctctaGCAGACTATTGCGATTCTCTGATAATGTGGTCCCCGAAGATATCCCGGCTGGATATTTAGCCGACCgagtatatatataaaaatatagtaCTGAGTATGGTAGGACGTTTAGCCCTTAAGACCACTCGGATATATGTTGTGTAATGCTGGAGATCTAATTATGAAGTAATGGAAAGTCAAGTCTCATAGGTCCAGACGGTTCTTAAGACCGACCGACCATATGTAGGGATAC is from Zingiber officinale cultivar Zhangliang chromosome 7B, Zo_v1.1, whole genome shotgun sequence and encodes:
- the LOC122004125 gene encoding glycine-rich cell wall structural protein-like; this encodes MGSRSVLALLLCFISVAASAFGRQLVGRKAGEEVLWPTKGGGFGKGLGGGGGFGGGYGLGGGAGGGLGGGGGLGDGYGKGGGLGGGIGKGGGLGGGGGGFGGGGGLGGGGGGGLGGGFGKGGGLGGGIGKGGGLGGGAGVGLGGGAGDGLGGGGGLGGGYGKGGGLGGGIGKGGGFGGGAGGGFGKGEGGGPGGGYGKGSGLGGGIGKGGGFGPGASGGFGKGGGLGGGIGKGGGFGGGAGGGGFGGGAGGGFGKGGGVGGGFGGGAGGGLVGGLGGGAGGGYGKRGVGGGGFGGAGGFEGGGGGFGGGIGSGQWTLSESSTLNECRDCYVPMQP
- the LOC122005214 gene encoding glucosidase 2 subunit beta-like, whose product is MGALRIKLSLTITCLFALWIAGFASLPAREFLGIAPQDEGYYKSDVIKCKDGAKKFTKQQLNDEFCDCLDGTDEPGTSACPEGKFYCRNSGHIPQIIFSSRVNDGLCDCCDGSDEYNGNVNCSNTCWEAGKAARERLKKKIEKHQDGLVIRKQEVEKAKQEFVKEEVELSKLKNEEKILKGLVEKLREHKERIKKAEEEERLKKEKEEAQRVAETKSNEQKQLLDEYPEDLPERPHDKLEKTSQYIKDDHGDSIAYDHGSDHKSHEVPSDHSTNQHVLEDKDITTVKAGANEETGTKEVHPDDAADQVQSPETTEGLSREKLGRLVASRWTGELSDKQTKEHNDKNEEEKENHDFAESGEEENYDSYYHSDTDDDRHQYDDEDDDNDFQDDADEPYGKDEVEYDDSSYTDKDFTSESPDTTTGSLSWLDKIQHTVQNVIQAFNFFRTPIDISESSRVNKEYDDASLKLSKLQSRISSLSEKLKHDFGKEKEFYSFYDQCFEYKQNKYVYKVCPFRKASQVEGHSTTQLGRWANFEESYSVMQFSNGEKCWNGPDRSLKVRLRCGLKYELADVDEPSRCEYVAILSTPISCREEKLKELQQKLEDLNKSQPLAHDEL
- the LOC122005215 gene encoding myb-related protein 2-like, which gives rise to MYQHQAQQTHSSLVSSRTPYPSERHLFLQRGSAPGESGLVLSTDAKPRLKWTPELHERFIDAVNQLGGADKATPKTIMRLMGIPGLTLYHLKSHLQKYRLGKNLQAQTSTGSLKNFIGCTIPEERTEDNGSAITTVAPANKTMHINEALRMQIEVQQKLHEQLEVQRHLQFQIEAQGKYLQSVLEKAQETLRQQNLGSAGLEVTKLQLSELASKLSSEYINNSSFPGSEGNGSQHMLQLNPSQLADCSVESCLTSSEGSQKDQDMHDAGMGLRTAAVVHQEGFSLSMKQFGGRSKLEHTRHAWCSDPSEQKKTLSMLKDPETENKSLEHPSSKRASVQHDRRKQPDGFGLPCLTTELELKIHEDNGGASGCKQFDLNGFCWN